The proteins below come from a single Cervus elaphus chromosome 4, mCerEla1.1, whole genome shotgun sequence genomic window:
- the IRX6 gene encoding iroquois-class homeodomain protein IRX-6 isoform X1 gives MSFPHFGHPYGSASQFLVSASSSATCCESAPRSVPDVGSGSTPAAALCCAPYDSRLLGSARPELGAALGIYGAPYSAAAAAQSYPGYLPYSPEPPALYGALNPQYEFKEAAGNFTSSLAQPGAYYPYEPTLGQYQYDRYGAVELSGAGRRKNATRETTSTLKAWLNEHRKNPYPTKGEKIMLAIITKMTLTQVSTWFANARRRLKKENKMTWAPKNKGGEERKEEDGAEELLGCLNGDTKDVTAGQEARGLRLSDLEDLEEGEEEVADEEEAVATATDRLAELHKDTQSLPAAQCAAAREGRPERRECSLAAPRFSFTEPPRSGETDFLRAEPGGPTLTMHYPCSEKPSRIWSLAHTAAASVVVEGAPPNPPQPRSPEHHLIRGLPPGPGARPAVPRDSACQESPRVAKAFGNPTFALQGLPLNCAPCPRRREPAMRCQYPSGAEAG, from the exons ATGTCCTTCCCGCACTTTGGACACCCTTACGGCAGTGCTTCCCAG TTTCTGGTGTCTGCAAGTTCCAGCGCCACTTGCTGCGAATCCGCCCCGCGCTCGGTCCCAGATGTGGGCTCGGGCTCCACCCCGGCGGCCGCGCTCTGCTGCGCACCCTACGACAGTCGGCTGCTGGGCAGCGCGAGGCCCGAGCTGGGCGCGGCCTTGGGCATCTATGGAGCTCCCTACTCGGCCGCTGCAGCTGCCCAGAGCTACCCAGGCTACCTGCCCTACAGCCCCGAGCCGCCGGCGCTGTACGGGGCGCTG aATCCACAGTACGAATTTAAGGAGGCTGCCGGGAACTTTACATCCAGCCTGGCACAACCAGGAGCCTATTACCCCTATGAGCCGACACTGGGGCAATACCAGTATGATCG GTATGGAGCAGTGGAGTTGAGTGGTGCTGGGCGCAGAAAGAACGCCACCCGGGAGACCACTAGCACACTCAAGGCCTGGCTCAACGAGCACCGCAAGAACCCCTACCCCACCAAGGGCGAAAAGATCATGCTGGCCATCATCACCAAGATGACCCTCACCCAGGTGTCCACCTGGTTCGCCAATGCGCGCCGGCGCCTCAAGAAGGAGAACAAGATGACCTGGGCACCCAAGAACAAAGgcggggaagaaaggaaggaggaggatggAGCAGAGGAGTTGCTGGGCTGCCTAAATGGTGACACCAAAG ACGTTACTGCTGGCCAGGAGGCCCGGGGGCTCCGGCTGAGTGACCTGGAAGacctggaggaaggagaggaagaggtggCGGATGAAGAGGAGGCAGTGGCCACAGCTACGGACAGACTGGCTGAGCTCCATAAAGACACTCAGTCGCTGCCGGCGGCGCAATGTGCCGCCGCTCGAGAGGGCCGGCCGGAGCGCAGGGAGTGCAGTCTGGCGGCACCCCGCTTCTCGTTCACTGAGCCCCCCAGATCCGGAGAAACCGACTTCCTCCGGGCCGAGCCAGGAGGCCCCACGTTGACCATGCACTACCCCTGCAGCGAGAAACCATCGCGCATTTGGTCTCTGGCGCACACAGCGGCCGCCAGCGTCGTCGTCGAAGGGGCACCTCCAAACCCGCCCCAGCCACGAAGTCCTGAGCACCATCTGATTCGCGGACTGCCTCCAGGCCCGGGCGCGCGACCCGCGGTCCCCAGAGACTCCGCGTGCCAAGAGTCTCCCCGAGTAGCCAAAGCCTTTGGAAACCCCACGTTTGCCCTACAGGGTCTGCCGCTGAACTGTGCGCCGTGCCCGCGGCGGAGGGAGCCGGCGATGCGGTGCCAGTACCCATCCGGAGCAGAAG CAGGTTAG
- the IRX6 gene encoding iroquois-class homeodomain protein IRX-6 isoform X2, which yields MSFPHFGHPYGSASQFLVSASSSATCCESAPRSVPDVGSGSTPAAALCCAPYDSRLLGSARPELGAALGIYGAPYSAAAAAQSYPGYLPYSPEPPALYGALNPQYEFKEAAGNFTSSLAQPGAYYPYEPTLGQYQYDRYGAVELSGAGRRKNATRETTSTLKAWLNEHRKNPYPTKGEKIMLAIITKMTLTQVSTWFANARRRLKKENKMTWAPKNKGGEERKEEDGAEELLGCLNGDTKDVTAGQEARGLRLSDLEDLEEGEEEVADEEEAVATATDRLAELHKDTQSLPAAQCAAAREGRPERRECSLAAPRFSFTEPPRSGETDFLRAEPGGPTLTMHYPCSEKPSRIWSLAHTAAASVVVEGAPPNPPQPRSPEHHLIRGLPPGPGARPAVPRDSACQESPRVAKAFGNPTFALQGLPLNCAPCPRRREPAMRCQYPSGAEG from the exons ATGTCCTTCCCGCACTTTGGACACCCTTACGGCAGTGCTTCCCAG TTTCTGGTGTCTGCAAGTTCCAGCGCCACTTGCTGCGAATCCGCCCCGCGCTCGGTCCCAGATGTGGGCTCGGGCTCCACCCCGGCGGCCGCGCTCTGCTGCGCACCCTACGACAGTCGGCTGCTGGGCAGCGCGAGGCCCGAGCTGGGCGCGGCCTTGGGCATCTATGGAGCTCCCTACTCGGCCGCTGCAGCTGCCCAGAGCTACCCAGGCTACCTGCCCTACAGCCCCGAGCCGCCGGCGCTGTACGGGGCGCTG aATCCACAGTACGAATTTAAGGAGGCTGCCGGGAACTTTACATCCAGCCTGGCACAACCAGGAGCCTATTACCCCTATGAGCCGACACTGGGGCAATACCAGTATGATCG GTATGGAGCAGTGGAGTTGAGTGGTGCTGGGCGCAGAAAGAACGCCACCCGGGAGACCACTAGCACACTCAAGGCCTGGCTCAACGAGCACCGCAAGAACCCCTACCCCACCAAGGGCGAAAAGATCATGCTGGCCATCATCACCAAGATGACCCTCACCCAGGTGTCCACCTGGTTCGCCAATGCGCGCCGGCGCCTCAAGAAGGAGAACAAGATGACCTGGGCACCCAAGAACAAAGgcggggaagaaaggaaggaggaggatggAGCAGAGGAGTTGCTGGGCTGCCTAAATGGTGACACCAAAG ACGTTACTGCTGGCCAGGAGGCCCGGGGGCTCCGGCTGAGTGACCTGGAAGacctggaggaaggagaggaagaggtggCGGATGAAGAGGAGGCAGTGGCCACAGCTACGGACAGACTGGCTGAGCTCCATAAAGACACTCAGTCGCTGCCGGCGGCGCAATGTGCCGCCGCTCGAGAGGGCCGGCCGGAGCGCAGGGAGTGCAGTCTGGCGGCACCCCGCTTCTCGTTCACTGAGCCCCCCAGATCCGGAGAAACCGACTTCCTCCGGGCCGAGCCAGGAGGCCCCACGTTGACCATGCACTACCCCTGCAGCGAGAAACCATCGCGCATTTGGTCTCTGGCGCACACAGCGGCCGCCAGCGTCGTCGTCGAAGGGGCACCTCCAAACCCGCCCCAGCCACGAAGTCCTGAGCACCATCTGATTCGCGGACTGCCTCCAGGCCCGGGCGCGCGACCCGCGGTCCCCAGAGACTCCGCGTGCCAAGAGTCTCCCCGAGTAGCCAAAGCCTTTGGAAACCCCACGTTTGCCCTACAGGGTCTGCCGCTGAACTGTGCGCCGTGCCCGCGGCGGAGGGAGCCGGCGATGCGGTGCCAGTACCCATCCGGAGCAGAAG GTTAG